A region of the Trichocoleus sp. genome:
CGGAGCTATGACGCGCAAGGAGGATGGCGACACTTAACGCTTGTTACGGAGCGGCGGGTTTCGGTTGGAAACTAGGGCTGACTGCACCAATCAGGAGCCAATTTTTTGGAACTCGTAGGCTCCCATCACTGCGCCCCAAATTGCTTGTTTTGTGCTGGGGTCAATGCCCCGATCGTAGCTGAGAAAGCGATCGGCACTGACTTCAAAGCCCAGGATAACCTGCCGGGTTTCACCGTTGTACTGGAAGCAGCAGACCGTATCGGGCACGGGAGCGGCTTTATAAGTCTCGTTTTGGTGGGTTACAGTAAGACGGCAGCCAGGCAATCGCTCTAAATCATCTAGACTCAGAGAGGTCAGCAATGCTGGATTTGCCCCTGCGCCCTTAAAGCGATCGGGCTGTTTGAAGGCGAAATACTGGGCTTCACAGACTTCTGGATCAGGAGTTGGTTTGAGGACAAACACGCGCTGACGGTAGGGGTTGTTGAGGTAGAGCGCATTCGCTTGTTCAGCAAAAAAAGCAGGATACCCCTCAATCTGAATTGGCAGTAGCCGATGCCAGAGCCGGAGATGGACAAACCAGATCGGCTGATCTTGCGCTTGCGCCCGGTTGTCAAACTCGCCGGGAAGCCATTGGGTCAGGGTGGGAATGGGGGACATAGGGGAGAGGGAAGTGCAGAGCAGGGATGATGAATGGGGGATGAGACGTTAACCGCTCCTTATTGATTTTCTGGTAATTGGGGTCGTTGAGCGAGTAAGAGGGAAAGTCTTTGCGGCAAGATTTTGATGTGATCGTCATAGGTAGCGGCATTGGAGGACTGGTAGCCGGGAGTTTGCTGGCACGATATGGGCGATCGGTGCTGGTTTGTGAGAGCCATACCATTCCGGGAGGTGCAGTGCATGGGTTTAGCCGACGTGGGTTTCACTTTGATTCAGGCGCTTCCTTTTTTTGTGGCTTAAGTGACCCTCAGTCCTGTAATCCACTGCGGCAGGTGTTGGATGTGTTGGGCGAACCGATCGCAGCAGTTGCCTATGACCCGATGGGGCACTATCACTTTCCAGAAGGAACATTTCCGGTTTATGGCAATGCCGATCGCTACAAAGCTGCGATTGCTGAAGTTACGCCTCAAGGTGCAAAGGAGTTTGCTCAGTTTGAACAGCAGCTACTTCGGCTCTATCAGGGCTTACAAGACATTCCAACTCTGGCACTTCGGGCAGATCTGCATCTGATTCCAACCCTCCTGACTAGCTATCCCAAAGCACTCCTAAAATTGCTGCCTCAGCTGAGAACGATTCAAGGATCAGTGGGAGATGTGATGGATCAGTGGGTGCGTGACCCCCTGGGTGCGCCGCTTGATTGATCTGGAGTGCTTTTT
Encoded here:
- a CDS encoding NAD(P)-binding protein, coding for MRQDFDVIVIGSGIGGLVAGSLLARYGRSVLVCESHTIPGGAVHGFSRRGFHFDSGASFFCGLSDPQSCNPLRQVLDVLGEPIAAVAYDPMGHYHFPEGTFPVYGNADRYKAAIAEVTPQGAKEFAQFEQQLLRLYQGLQDIPTLALRADLHLIPTLLTSYPKALLKLLPQLRTIQGSVGDVMDQWVRDPLGAPLD
- a CDS encoding chromophore lyase CpcT/CpeT; translation: MSPIPTLTQWLPGEFDNRAQAQDQPIWFVHLRLWHRLLPIQIEGYPAFFAEQANALYLNNPYRQRVFVLKPTPDPEVCEAQYFAFKQPDRFKGAGANPALLTSLSLDDLERLPGCRLTVTHQNETYKAAPVPDTVCCFQYNGETRQVILGFEVSADRFLSYDRGIDPSTKQAIWGAVMGAYEFQKIGS